One segment of Cetobacterium ceti DNA contains the following:
- a CDS encoding HPr family phosphocarrier protein produces the protein MASKTVMINNETGLHTRPGNEFVSLAKTFKSAIEVENAAGTKVKGTSLLKLLSLGIKKGATITVHATGEDEQEAVEKLAHLLENLKD, from the coding sequence ATGGCAAGTAAAACAGTAATGATTAATAATGAAACTGGACTACATACAAGACCTGGAAACGAATTTGTAAGTTTAGCAAAAACTTTTAAATCAGCTATCGAAGTTGAAAACGCAGCTGGAACAAAGGTAAAGGGAACATCTCTTTTAAAGCTACTTTCTCTAGGTATTAAAAAAGGTGCGACAATAACAGTTCATGCTACAGGAGAGGATGAGCAAGAGGCTGTAGAAAAATTAGCTCACCTTCTTGAGAATCTAAAGGACTAA
- the ptsP gene encoding phosphoenolpyruvate--protein phosphotransferase, producing the protein MERFLKGIDASPGVAIGKVFLYKEVELYIDKGEAENIEVEKERLIEGREKTKTQLLGIREKTAQKLGEDKAAIFDGHITLLEDEDLFDEVVELIEDENIKAENALDQGISGYCDMLANLEDEYLRERAADLKDIAKRWLYNISGIEVVDLSTLPKDSIVVARDLTPSDTAQLDLENVVAFVTDIGGKTAHSSIMARSLEIPAVVGTGNITEILKGGEEIIVDALTGDIVINPTEEEKDIYRAKRQGYIDEKELLKQLKDKEAVSKDGTVVGTWGNIGSPKDVTGVLKNGANGIGLYRTEFLFMAKDRFPSEDEQFEAYKAVVESMAPHPVTIRTMDIGGDKSLPYMELPHEENPFLGWRALRICLDRTEILKTQFRALLRASAFGYVKIMLPMVISIEECRKARILLEECKEELRDEGVKFDENVQLGIMVETPAVAFRAKYFAKEVDFFSIGTNDLTQYTLAVDRGNERISKLYDTYNPGVLAAIKAAIDGAHQGGISISMCGEFAGDDRATALLFGMGLDAFSMSAISVPRVKKNIMNLDKVDAVGLVDRVMEMATSEEVLAEIDKFNKEYLGK; encoded by the coding sequence ATGGAAAGATTTTTAAAAGGAATTGATGCATCTCCTGGAGTTGCAATAGGAAAAGTATTTTTATACAAGGAAGTGGAACTTTATATTGATAAGGGTGAAGCTGAAAATATAGAAGTTGAAAAGGAAAGATTAATTGAGGGAAGAGAAAAAACTAAAACTCAATTACTTGGAATAAGAGAGAAAACAGCTCAAAAATTAGGAGAGGACAAAGCTGCTATTTTTGATGGACATATAACTTTATTAGAAGATGAAGATCTATTTGATGAGGTTGTAGAACTAATAGAAGATGAGAATATAAAGGCTGAAAATGCTTTAGATCAAGGAATTTCTGGATATTGTGATATGTTAGCAAATTTAGAGGATGAATACCTAAGAGAAAGAGCAGCAGATCTTAAAGATATAGCTAAAAGATGGTTATATAATATCTCTGGAATAGAAGTAGTGGATCTTTCAACTTTACCTAAAGATTCAATAGTTGTTGCTAGGGATTTAACTCCATCAGATACAGCTCAACTTGATTTAGAAAATGTTGTTGCCTTTGTAACTGATATTGGAGGAAAAACAGCTCACTCATCTATAATGGCTAGATCTTTAGAGATTCCAGCTGTTGTAGGAACAGGAAATATCACTGAGATTTTAAAAGGTGGAGAGGAAATTATAGTTGATGCCTTAACTGGAGATATTGTAATAAATCCAACTGAAGAGGAAAAGGATATTTACAGAGCTAAAAGACAAGGTTACATTGATGAAAAAGAACTTTTAAAACAATTAAAAGATAAAGAGGCAGTTTCTAAAGATGGAACTGTAGTTGGAACTTGGGGAAATATAGGTTCTCCTAAGGATGTAACAGGAGTATTAAAAAATGGTGCCAATGGAATAGGACTTTATAGAACTGAGTTTTTATTCATGGCTAAAGATAGATTCCCTTCTGAAGATGAGCAATTTGAAGCTTATAAAGCAGTTGTAGAATCAATGGCTCCACACCCAGTAACAATAAGAACAATGGATATTGGTGGAGATAAATCTTTACCATATATGGAATTACCTCATGAGGAAAATCCATTCTTAGGTTGGAGAGCACTTAGAATTTGTTTAGATAGAACTGAGATTTTAAAAACACAATTTAGAGCATTATTAAGAGCTTCTGCCTTTGGATATGTAAAAATCATGTTACCTATGGTTATTTCCATTGAAGAGTGTAGAAAAGCCAGAATTCTTCTTGAGGAGTGCAAAGAGGAGTTAAGAGATGAGGGAGTTAAGTTTGATGAAAATGTTCAACTAGGAATAATGGTTGAAACTCCAGCTGTAGCCTTTAGAGCTAAATATTTTGCTAAGGAAGTTGATTTCTTCTCAATAGGAACAAATGACTTAACACAATATACTTTAGCAGTTGATAGAGGAAACGAAAGAATTTCTAAACTATATGACACTTATAATCCTGGAGTTTTAGCAGCTATTAAAGCAGCAATAGATGGAGCTCACCAAGGTGGAATTTCTATCTCTATGTGTGGAGAGTTTGCAGGGGATGATAGAGCAACAGCACTATTATTCGGAATGGGATTAGATGCTTTTTCAATGTCAGCAATATCAGTACCTAGAGTTAAGAAAAATATCATGAACTTAGATAAGGTTGATGCTGTAGGTTTAGTTGATAGAGTTATGGAAATGGCAACTTCAGAGGAAGTTTTAGCAGAAATTGATAAGTTTAATAAAGAGTATTTAGGGAAATAA
- the yaaA gene encoding S4 domain-containing protein YaaA — protein MEKIQISTEYIKLDQFLKWVGIADTGSLAKDMILSGEVLVNGEIEERRGKKIYPGDTVEAFGQKFIVE, from the coding sequence ATGGAAAAAATACAAATATCCACAGAATATATAAAATTAGACCAATTTTTAAAATGGGTTGGAATTGCTGATACAGGTTCCCTTGCAAAGGATATGATTCTTTCTGGAGAAGTTCTAGTAAATGGAGAAATTGAAGAGAGAAGAGGAAAAAAAATATATCCAGGAGATACAGTTGAAGCTTTTGGACAAAAATTTATAGTTGAATAA
- the recF gene encoding DNA replication/repair protein RecF (All proteins in this family for which functions are known are DNA-binding proteins that assist the filamentation of RecA onto DNA for the initiation of recombination or recombinational repair.), translated as MEILEINYINFRNLSDRNIQFSPRFNLFYGKNGQGKTSILEAIYFVATGKSFRTAKNSELIKYNKEKMGCFISYRDNISEKTLTVKIDSRKKEYSYNGKKVSFDDFYGRLNVVSFIPEDINLIVGSPAVRRSFFDGEISQSNSEYFKNLKDYTKLLKLRNKFLKERDYKNPLFSIYQEEFIKIGAKILKTRVDYVKNISIILNLNYRKLFDDKKELSLKYNSSLGELKNKSLEEIEELLKEKIKGSINQELRYGFSLVGPQRDDFLFLLNEKEAKSYSSQGEKKSIIFSLKLSEIDMILKEKRENPIFLIDDISSYFDSIRKENIVKYLKKREIQVFISSTGELDINSKNFYINKGDIDGRDKQC; from the coding sequence TTGGAAATTTTAGAAATAAACTATATAAACTTTAGAAATTTAAGTGATAGAAATATCCAATTTTCACCAAGATTTAATCTGTTCTATGGAAAGAATGGACAGGGAAAAACTAGTATATTAGAGGCTATTTATTTTGTTGCCACTGGGAAAAGTTTTCGAACAGCAAAGAACAGTGAGTTGATAAAATATAACAAAGAAAAAATGGGATGTTTTATCTCCTATAGAGATAATATCTCTGAAAAAACCTTAACTGTGAAAATAGATAGCAGAAAAAAAGAATACAGTTATAATGGGAAGAAAGTTTCCTTCGATGATTTTTATGGAAGGTTAAATGTTGTTTCTTTCATTCCTGAAGACATTAATCTTATAGTAGGTTCCCCTGCTGTAAGGCGTAGTTTTTTTGATGGTGAAATTTCGCAAAGTAATTCAGAGTATTTTAAGAATTTAAAGGATTATACCAAGCTTTTAAAATTGAGAAATAAGTTTTTAAAGGAACGGGATTATAAAAATCCACTTTTTTCAATTTATCAAGAGGAATTTATTAAAATAGGAGCAAAAATTCTAAAGACTAGAGTGGATTATGTGAAGAACATTTCCATAATTTTAAACTTAAATTATCGTAAATTATTTGATGATAAAAAGGAGTTAAGTTTAAAATATAATAGTTCATTGGGAGAGTTAAAAAATAAATCTTTAGAGGAGATAGAGGAACTTTTAAAGGAAAAAATTAAAGGTTCTATAAACCAAGAATTGAGATATGGTTTCTCCTTAGTTGGTCCTCAAAGGGATGATTTTTTATTTTTACTCAATGAGAAGGAAGCTAAATCTTACTCCTCCCAAGGGGAAAAAAAATCTATTATATTTTCTTTGAAACTTTCAGAGATAGATATGATTTTAAAGGAGAAGAGGGAAAATCCAATATTTTTAATAGATGATATATCCTCATATTTTGATTCTATTCGTAAGGAGAATATAGTTAAATATTTGAAAAAAAGAGAGATACAGGTTTTTATAAGTTCCACAGGAGAATTGGATATAAATTCTAAAAACTTTTATATTAATAAGGGTGATATAGATGGCAGAGATAAGCAGTGTTAA
- a CDS encoding DUF721 domain-containing protein, with the protein MAEISSVKEMIETAVVKSRKLKEGIVVARWEEIVGKVAKKSNPVGIKDETLYVYVEDSVFLHHMSMNKNKYLEKIEEILKDSYVKDIRFKVGKVNDPLKYDYREVYINNNRNIEENISEESFMKNEELSIEEIVDHLKKMALKREEYLIKKGYKKCKSCGAIFEGEKDYCFPCSNKLSKNK; encoded by the coding sequence ATGGCAGAGATAAGCAGTGTTAAAGAGATGATAGAAACTGCAGTTGTAAAAAGCAGAAAATTAAAAGAGGGAATAGTTGTTGCCCGATGGGAAGAAATTGTAGGAAAAGTAGCTAAAAAAAGTAATCCCGTGGGAATAAAAGATGAAACTCTCTATGTCTATGTTGAAGACTCTGTTTTTCTCCATCATATGTCTATGAACAAAAATAAATATTTAGAAAAAATAGAAGAAATATTGAAGGATTCCTATGTTAAAGATATAAGATTTAAAGTGGGAAAGGTAAATGACCCCTTGAAATATGATTACAGAGAAGTGTATATTAACAATAATAGGAATATAGAGGAAAATATATCTGAAGAGTCCTTTATGAAAAATGAGGAATTATCTATAGAGGAGATAGTAGATCACCTAAAAAAAATGGCCCTAAAACGAGAGGAATATTTGATTAAAAAGGGATATAAAAAATGCAAAAGTTGTGGCGCTATATTTGAAGGGGAAAAGGATTATTGCTTTCCCTGCTCTAATAAATTATCTAAAAATAAGTAA
- the gyrB gene encoding DNA topoisomerase (ATP-hydrolyzing) subunit B yields MSNYQAENITVLEGLEAVRKRPGMYIGTTSERGLHHLVWEIVDNSVDEALAGYASKIEVSILPDNIIEVKDDGRGIPVDIHPKYGKSALEIVLTVLHAGGKFENNNYKVSGGLHGVGVSVVNALSEWTEVTVKRDGKVYYQKYDRGVPEEDVKIIGEAQETGTMVRFKADYEIFETLVYSFGTLETRLKELAYLNKGLEIILSDLRKEPARVESLKFDGGIVDYIKDIEKENTEITKEPIYMSGEIDNITIEVALCYNINQREVIYSFVNNINTHEGGTHVSGFRTALTRVVNDLGKTLGLLKDKDGKLQGSDIREGLTAIVSVKVPQPQFEGQTKTKLGNSEVTGAVSTVVGSQLKMYLEDNPGDLKIIIEKILNSKKAREAAQRARELVLRKSALEVGSLPGKLADCSSKNSEECEIYIVEGDSAGGSAKQGRDRSFQAILPLRGKIINVEKSGLHRALENNEVRALVTAFGTGIGDNFNIEKLRYGKIILMTDADVDGAHIRTLILTFLYRYMVDLIHNGNVYIAQPPLFKITQGRSVQYAYTDKQLKEVVGSLEGEDKRYTLQRYKGLGEMNPEQLWETTMDPDSRTLLKVSIDDAREADILFDKLMGDKVEPRKEFIEEHAEFVKNLDI; encoded by the coding sequence ATGAGTAATTATCAAGCGGAAAATATAACAGTCCTAGAAGGATTAGAAGCAGTTAGAAAAAGACCGGGGATGTATATAGGTACTACCTCTGAAAGAGGACTTCATCACCTTGTTTGGGAGATCGTAGATAACTCAGTGGATGAGGCTTTAGCAGGATATGCTTCAAAAATTGAAGTAAGCATATTACCAGATAACATTATAGAAGTTAAGGATGATGGAAGAGGAATTCCAGTTGATATCCACCCAAAATATGGAAAATCAGCTCTAGAAATAGTACTTACAGTACTACATGCTGGAGGTAAATTTGAGAATAATAACTATAAGGTTTCAGGAGGATTACACGGGGTTGGAGTTTCAGTAGTTAACGCCCTATCTGAATGGACAGAGGTTACAGTTAAAAGAGATGGAAAGGTATACTATCAAAAATATGATAGAGGAGTTCCTGAGGAAGATGTAAAAATCATAGGAGAAGCACAGGAAACTGGAACTATGGTAAGATTCAAAGCTGACTATGAAATCTTTGAAACTTTAGTATATAGCTTTGGTACATTAGAAACAAGATTAAAGGAACTAGCTTATTTAAATAAAGGTTTAGAAATTATATTATCAGATTTAAGAAAAGAGCCTGCAAGGGTTGAAAGTTTAAAATTTGATGGTGGAATTGTAGACTATATTAAAGATATAGAAAAAGAAAACACTGAAATTACAAAGGAACCAATCTATATGAGTGGTGAGATTGATAATATAACAATAGAAGTAGCCCTATGTTATAATATTAATCAAAGAGAAGTAATCTATTCCTTTGTAAATAATATAAATACTCACGAAGGTGGAACTCACGTAAGTGGATTTAGAACAGCCTTAACAAGAGTTGTAAATGATCTTGGAAAAACTTTAGGATTACTAAAGGATAAAGATGGAAAACTTCAAGGAAGTGACATTAGAGAAGGATTAACTGCTATTGTATCAGTTAAAGTTCCTCAACCACAGTTTGAAGGACAAACTAAAACTAAACTAGGAAATAGTGAGGTTACAGGAGCTGTTTCAACTGTTGTTGGAAGTCAGTTAAAAATGTATTTAGAGGATAATCCTGGAGATTTAAAAATAATAATAGAAAAGATATTAAACTCTAAAAAAGCTAGAGAAGCTGCTCAAAGAGCTAGAGAGTTAGTTCTTAGAAAATCAGCTCTAGAAGTTGGATCACTTCCAGGAAAATTAGCAGATTGTTCTTCTAAAAACTCTGAAGAGTGTGAGATTTACATAGTTGAGGGAGATTCAGCAGGTGGATCAGCAAAACAGGGAAGAGATAGATCATTCCAAGCTATTTTACCACTTAGAGGTAAGATTATAAACGTTGAAAAATCAGGATTACATAGAGCCTTAGAAAACAACGAGGTTAGAGCTCTTGTAACAGCATTTGGAACAGGAATTGGAGATAATTTCAATATAGAAAAATTAAGATATGGAAAAATTATACTAATGACAGACGCCGACGTTGACGGAGCTCACATTAGAACATTAATTTTAACATTCCTATATAGATATATGGTGGATTTAATTCACAATGGAAATGTTTATATAGCTCAGCCACCTCTATTTAAAATTACCCAAGGAAGATCAGTTCAGTATGCTTATACAGATAAGCAACTTAAAGAGGTAGTTGGATCATTAGAGGGAGAGGATAAAAGATATACTCTTCAAAGATATAAAGGTCTAGGAGAGATGAATCCTGAGCAACTATGGGAAACAACAATGGATCCAGATTCAAGAACTTTATTAAAAGTATCTATAGATGATGCAAGAGAGGCGGATATCCTATTTGATAAACTAATGGGAGATAAGGTAGAGCCTAGAAAAGAGTTCATTGAGGAACATGCAGAATTTGTAAAAAATCTGGATATATAA
- the gyrA gene encoding DNA gyrase subunit A has protein sequence MSNVNNRYIEEELKQSYLDYSMSVIVSRALPDVKDGLKPVHRRILYAMNEMGMSHDKPYKKSARIVGEVLGKFHPHGDSAVYNTMVRMAQDFNYRYELIDGHGNFGSIDGDSAAAMRYTEARMSKISSELLEDIEKNTIDFRKNFDDSLDEPIVLPARLPNLLLNGATGIAVGMATNIPPHNLGELVDGILALIENHEITDLELMDYIHGPDFPTGGIIDGRCGIREAYTTGRGRVRVRGKIDIEESKSGRQSLIVKEIPYQLNKSNLIEKIANLVKEKKLTGISDLRDESDRDGIRIVIELKRGEEPELVLNKLYKYTELQSTFGIIMLALVNNVPRVLTLKEILVEYLKHRMDVVRRRTEFDLDKAQKRAHLLQGFLRALENIDRIIEMIKGAKDGNEAKGLLVENYGFSEEQSKAILDMKLQRLTGLEREKIDREHGDLEAKISELQSILASEERIYDIIKTELNELKNKYNDNRRTQIEDERLEIMPEDLIKDETVIVTRTNKGYVKRIEISKYKAQKRGGKGVSTQNTVEDDFVESLEVMSNLDTMLIFTNQGRVFSIKVYEIPESSKQARGKLIGNIIKLREDEKVREIKKIREFSKDFDVLFVTRDGLVKKTNLFEYRNINVSGLKAIKLKDGDDIISIGLVARESKDQVFIATKQGYAIRFPHTDTRPMGRDTSGVKGINLRMGDSVISASLIDDEMNETVLTITENGYGKRTRVDEYPLQSRAGKGVINIRCSDKTGSVVEVKPVQAGEELMAITSNGIVIRTPIDPISIIGRATQGVKIMRVKEEQEEKVVSIARVREEDDDTDLELENN, from the coding sequence ATGTCTAACGTTAACAATAGATACATTGAGGAAGAACTAAAACAATCCTATTTAGACTACTCAATGAGTGTAATAGTAAGTCGTGCTTTACCAGATGTTAAGGATGGTTTAAAGCCAGTACACAGAAGAATACTTTATGCAATGAATGAAATGGGAATGAGCCATGACAAGCCATATAAAAAATCAGCAAGAATAGTTGGAGAGGTTCTAGGTAAGTTCCACCCACATGGTGACTCTGCAGTTTATAATACAATGGTAAGAATGGCCCAAGATTTTAACTATAGATATGAGCTTATAGATGGACATGGAAACTTCGGTTCTATAGATGGAGATTCAGCGGCAGCAATGAGATATACTGAGGCTAGAATGTCTAAAATCAGTAGTGAGTTATTAGAGGATATTGAAAAAAATACAATAGACTTTAGAAAGAACTTCGATGATTCCCTAGATGAGCCAATTGTATTACCAGCTAGATTACCTAACTTATTATTAAATGGAGCTACAGGAATTGCAGTTGGTATGGCAACAAATATACCTCCACATAACTTAGGAGAATTAGTTGATGGAATTCTTGCTTTAATAGAAAATCATGAAATAACAGACCTTGAGCTAATGGATTATATTCACGGACCAGATTTCCCTACAGGTGGAATTATAGATGGTAGATGTGGAATAAGAGAGGCCTATACAACAGGTAGAGGAAGAGTTAGAGTAAGAGGAAAAATTGATATTGAAGAAAGTAAATCTGGAAGACAAAGTCTTATAGTAAAAGAGATTCCTTATCAATTAAATAAATCAAATCTAATTGAAAAAATAGCTAACCTAGTTAAAGAGAAAAAATTAACTGGAATATCAGACTTAAGAGATGAGTCAGATAGAGATGGAATTAGAATTGTTATAGAGCTAAAAAGAGGAGAAGAGCCTGAGTTAGTTCTAAATAAATTATATAAATATACAGAGTTACAAAGTACTTTTGGTATTATAATGCTAGCTCTAGTAAATAACGTACCTAGAGTTTTAACTTTAAAAGAGATTTTAGTTGAATACTTAAAACATAGAATGGACGTTGTAAGAAGAAGAACAGAGTTTGACTTAGATAAAGCTCAAAAAAGAGCTCACTTATTACAAGGATTCTTAAGAGCTCTTGAGAATATAGATAGAATCATAGAGATGATTAAAGGTGCTAAGGATGGAAATGAAGCTAAGGGACTTTTAGTTGAAAACTATGGATTTAGTGAGGAGCAATCAAAGGCTATTCTAGATATGAAACTTCAAAGATTAACAGGTCTTGAAAGAGAAAAAATAGATAGAGAGCACGGAGATTTAGAAGCTAAAATTTCTGAATTACAAAGTATTTTAGCAAGTGAAGAAAGAATCTATGACATTATAAAAACTGAGTTAAATGAACTTAAAAATAAATATAATGACAATAGAAGAACTCAAATTGAGGATGAAAGACTTGAAATAATGCCTGAAGACTTAATTAAAGATGAGACAGTTATCGTTACAAGAACTAATAAGGGATATGTAAAGAGAATTGAAATCAGTAAATATAAGGCTCAAAAGAGAGGTGGAAAGGGAGTTTCAACTCAAAATACAGTTGAAGACGACTTTGTAGAAAGCTTAGAAGTTATGTCTAACTTAGATACAATGTTAATTTTCACAAACCAAGGTAGAGTATTTAGTATTAAGGTTTATGAAATCCCAGAATCTTCTAAACAAGCTAGAGGAAAACTGATTGGAAACATTATCAAGTTAAGAGAAGATGAAAAAGTTAGAGAGATTAAGAAAATTAGAGAATTCTCTAAGGACTTTGACGTTTTATTCGTAACTAGAGATGGATTAGTTAAGAAAACAAACCTATTTGAATATAGAAACATAAATGTTTCAGGATTAAAAGCAATTAAATTAAAAGATGGAGACGATATTATCTCTATAGGTTTAGTTGCTAGAGAATCTAAGGATCAAGTATTTATTGCTACAAAACAGGGATATGCAATTAGATTCCCTCATACAGATACAAGACCTATGGGAAGAGATACAAGTGGAGTTAAAGGAATTAACCTAAGAATGGGAGATTCTGTAATTTCAGCTTCTCTAATAGATGATGAAATGAATGAAACAGTATTAACAATAACAGAAAATGGATATGGAAAACGTACTAGAGTTGATGAGTATCCACTACAATCTAGAGCAGGAAAAGGTGTTATTAACATCAGATGTAGTGATAAAACAGGAAGTGTTGTGGAAGTTAAACCTGTTCAAGCAGGAGAGGAATTAATGGCAATAACATCAAATGGAATAGTTATAAGAACTCCTATTGATCCAATTTCAATAATTGGAAGAGCTACTCAAGGTGTGAAAATCATGAGAGTTAAGGAAGAGCAAGAGGAAAAGGTTGTATCAATCGCTAGAGTAAGAGAAGAGGATGATGATACAGATTTAGAATTGGAAAATAACTAA
- a CDS encoding metallophosphoesterase: MKILVISDSHGRSEYIIEAIEKEKPDLIISGGDYSEDAEEISFAFSDLPFEIVRGNCDFYDMKHRDELTLDILGKKIFITHGHLYGVKSTYGKIESQGEKIGADIVIFGHTHKPYLEKKSLVTLFNPGALMNKEYGLINIFQDSVDFIHKKI, translated from the coding sequence ATGAAAATATTAGTAATATCAGATTCCCATGGAAGATCTGAATATATAATAGAGGCAATAGAGAAGGAAAAACCAGATCTGATTATTTCTGGTGGAGATTATAGTGAAGATGCAGAGGAAATATCCTTTGCATTTTCTGATCTTCCCTTTGAAATTGTAAGGGGAAACTGTGATTTTTATGATATGAAACACAGGGATGAATTAACTTTAGATATATTAGGAAAAAAGATTTTTATCACCCACGGACATCTATATGGAGTTAAAAGTACATATGGAAAGATAGAATCTCAAGGGGAAAAAATAGGTGCTGATATAGTTATATTTGGCCATACTCATAAGCCATATTTGGAAAAAAAATCACTTGTGACTTTATTTAATCCAGGGGCATTAATGAACAAAGAGTACGGTTTAATAAATATATTTCAAGATTCAGTTGATTTTATTCATAAAAAAATTTAA
- the pheS gene encoding phenylalanine--tRNA ligase subunit alpha, whose amino-acid sequence MKERLSTLKDSAKDSILNANTLQEIDEIRVKYLGKKGELTEISKSMRNLSPEERPVLGALINEAREVISELLENRLAEVKAIVKAEQLATETIDITLPGRKIEMGGIHPITETTNFLKGIFVDMGFDVAEGPEIELTSINFDALNIPESHPSRDLQDTFYMSENVVLRTHTSPVQVRYMSKNKPPFRMVCPGKVYRNDYDISHTPMFHQMEGLMVGENISFANLKAILTEFVTKVFGKTNVRFRPHFFPFTEPSAEMDVECVICKGKGCRLCKDSGWLEIMGCGMVDPEVLKAVGYDPEEVTGFAFGMGIERITMLRHGIDDLRAFFENDIRFLKQFK is encoded by the coding sequence ATGAAAGAAAGATTGAGTACATTAAAGGACTCTGCTAAGGATAGCATCCTAAATGCAAATACTTTACAAGAGATTGATGAGATCAGAGTAAAGTATTTAGGAAAAAAGGGAGAACTAACTGAGATTTCTAAATCTATGAGAAATCTTTCTCCAGAGGAAAGACCTGTATTAGGAGCACTTATAAACGAAGCTAGAGAAGTTATAAGTGAGCTATTAGAAAATAGATTAGCAGAAGTTAAGGCCATAGTTAAGGCTGAACAACTTGCAACAGAAACAATAGATATAACACTACCTGGTAGAAAAATTGAAATGGGAGGAATTCACCCAATCACAGAAACTACAAACTTCTTAAAGGGAATTTTCGTAGATATGGGATTTGACGTGGCTGAAGGACCAGAAATAGAATTAACTTCTATAAACTTTGACGCTTTAAATATCCCTGAATCACACCCATCTAGAGATCTTCAAGATACATTCTACATGTCAGAAAATGTAGTATTAAGAACTCACACATCACCAGTACAAGTAAGATATATGTCTAAAAATAAACCTCCATTTAGAATGGTATGTCCAGGAAAGGTATATAGAAATGACTATGATATTTCTCATACACCTATGTTCCACCAAATGGAAGGATTAATGGTAGGGGAAAATATTTCCTTTGCTAACTTAAAAGCAATTCTTACAGAATTTGTAACTAAAGTATTTGGAAAAACTAATGTTAGATTTAGACCACATTTCTTCCCATTCACAGAGCCAAGTGCAGAGATGGACGTAGAATGTGTAATTTGTAAGGGTAAAGGATGTAGACTTTGTAAGGACAGTGGATGGCTTGAAATTATGGGATGCGGAATGGTAGACCCAGAGGTTTTAAAAGCTGTTGGATATGATCCAGAAGAAGTAACAGGATTTGCTTTTGGAATGGGAATAGAGAGAATTACCATGTTAAGACATGGAATAGATGATTTAAGAGCTTTCTTTGAGAATGATATTAGATTTTTAAAGCAGTTTAAATAG